A genomic region of Nymphaea colorata isolate Beijing-Zhang1983 chromosome 2, ASM883128v2, whole genome shotgun sequence contains the following coding sequences:
- the LOC116248840 gene encoding uncharacterized protein LOC116248840: MQMTSSSSPIAIRLPISGRPLKPPSGHRRCRIIAASRDADNGKFGGRIVDENMFVLRRRIHEMKMVERNYESPAGGADWEKKYHVAYASQVCEGVGLLQRFLISTRPSVGVGMLAMVGLSLPTAASVVLFNLIGACNWILSLPLHR, translated from the coding sequence ATGCAAATGACAAGCTCCAGCAGTCCTATAGCCATTAGGCTGCCCATTTCTGGCCGACCTCTTAAGCCGCCGTCCGGTCACCGGCGTTGCCGGATTATTGCTGCATCAAGGGATGCGGATAACGGGAAGTTCGGTGGCCGGATTGTCGACGAGAACATGTTTGTGCTGAGGAGGAGGATTCATGAGATGAAGATGGTGGAGAGGAACTATGAATCCCCTGCTGGTGGGGCGGATTGGGAGAAGAAATACCATGTTGCTTATGCTTCTCAAGTATGTGAAGGGGTGGGGCTGTTACAGAGGTTCTTGATCAGCACAAGGCCGAGTGTGGGTGTGGGCATGTTGGCGATGGTGGGCTTGAGCCTACCCACTGCAGCTTCTGTGGTTCTCTTCAATTTGATCGGAGCCTGCAACTGGATTCTCAGTCTCCCTCTTCATCGCTAG